A genome region from Natronobeatus ordinarius includes the following:
- a CDS encoding acyl-CoA thioesterase — protein sequence MSDEYTVDVPVRYRDLDTLNHVNNAVYGTYIEEARAAYAHDVLGFEFGEYNFVLAHLELSFERPVTLGETVTVAIETTRLGETSATMTYDLRVEDATVATAETTIVFVDDEELRPSSIPEPIRSRIVDFEGLEE from the coding sequence ATGAGCGACGAGTACACGGTCGACGTCCCCGTTCGCTATCGCGATCTCGACACGCTGAACCACGTCAACAACGCCGTTTACGGCACGTACATCGAGGAGGCTCGCGCGGCGTACGCTCACGACGTCCTCGGCTTCGAGTTCGGAGAGTACAACTTCGTCCTCGCACACCTCGAGCTCTCGTTCGAACGGCCGGTGACACTCGGTGAGACGGTGACGGTTGCAATCGAGACGACCAGGCTCGGCGAGACCAGCGCGACGATGACCTACGACCTGCGCGTCGAGGACGCAACTGTCGCGACGGCAGAGACGACGATCGTCTTCGTCGACGACGAAGAGCTGCGACCGAGTTCCATCCCGGAGCCGATCCGGAGCCGTATCGTCGACTTCGAGGGACTCGAAGAGTAA
- a CDS encoding YbjQ family protein: MQITTTDTVPDREIVEVLGVARGNTVEAKNVGRDITQGIRNVFGGELKAYSDLLTKARNEAIDRMEADAEQMGADAVVTVRLETSQITDGGSEVMAYGTAVRLR, from the coding sequence ATGCAGATCACGACCACAGATACCGTCCCGGACCGAGAGATCGTCGAAGTACTGGGCGTCGCCCGCGGCAACACTGTCGAGGCCAAGAACGTTGGTCGCGACATCACCCAGGGAATCCGGAACGTCTTCGGCGGCGAGCTCAAAGCCTACTCCGACCTGCTCACGAAAGCCCGAAACGAGGCGATCGACCGCATGGAGGCGGACGCCGAGCAGATGGGCGCTGACGCCGTCGTCACCGTTCGCCTCGAGACGTCACAGATCACCGACGGCGGCTCGGAAGTGATGGCGTACGGAACCGCCGTTCGGCTCCGGTAG